The Chitinophagaceae bacterium genome window below encodes:
- a CDS encoding family 78 glycoside hydrolase catalytic domain encodes MKRCLLIMTIFFVSLQMNAQQLTITNLRCESRINPLGVDVIHPKLRWELQSKQHNVLQTAYRILVADDEILLKKNIGNVWDSKQIKSSASIQVTYSGKVLQSAKRYFWKVQVWDNKGNTSSWSSAAHWQMGLLQTKDWSNAKWIAYENLPDSIKIIPAEHGSGKREWGKRPDVLPLFRKTLSVTKKIKQATAFICGLGQFEMSINGKKVGDHFLDPGWTKYSKQVQYVTFDITDHLKTGSNAVGVILGNGFYYIPSERYRKMTGAYGYPKMIAKIVVEYADGTTSIIVSDESWKTSPSPITYSSLYGGENYDATLEQQGWNESGFDDKGWKKVVIAEPHVLVSQTTAPIKVMQQFSPISIKEIKTNMWVYDFGQNMSGIPEVVVNGKRGDTIRITPAELLKEDGTANQRATGSTSYYQYILKGDGDETWHPRFTYYGFRYVQVDVFPTEANRQTKIIAVKALHTRNSAADAGSFTCSNELFNQTNKLIKWAINSNMQSVFTDCPHRERLGWQEQLHLMGNALQYNYDIHTLAKKITADIRAEQNANGLVPSTIPEYTEMHFADGYFRDSPEWGSNAILFPWNLYQWYGDKGELLKNYATMQKYMQHLRSRDSSHLLMYGLSDWYDLGPNRPGFCQLTPMGLTATAYYYHDIIMNKTATLLGKKKDAMIYVAWADSVKLAFNKKYYHPETKQYGSGSQTSNAIAVSFGLVNEKDKAAAIENLVKEIEQGNYKLTSGDIGFHHLLKVLNEAGRNDIIYLMNNRTDVPGYGYQIVHGATALTESWQGLPIVSNNHFMLGHLMEWFYTGLAGIKQTENSVAYKEIMIRPEVVGDMTNAKASFQSPYGLIKSEWAKTEKMFELIAEIPANSTAVIYGPVNEKQVVLQNGKKVNATYRNGRAVIKIGSGNYRFTVEY; translated from the coding sequence ATGAAACGATGCTTGTTGATAATGACGATTTTTTTTGTGAGCCTTCAAATGAATGCTCAGCAATTAACTATTACCAATCTTCGTTGCGAAAGCCGCATCAATCCGTTAGGTGTTGATGTGATCCATCCAAAACTTAGGTGGGAATTACAATCAAAGCAGCATAACGTGTTGCAGACAGCGTATCGTATTCTTGTTGCCGATGATGAAATACTACTGAAGAAAAATATCGGCAATGTGTGGGATTCAAAACAGATCAAATCTTCAGCATCCATACAGGTTACATATTCAGGTAAAGTATTACAATCAGCTAAAAGATATTTCTGGAAAGTTCAGGTATGGGATAATAAAGGAAATACATCATCATGGAGCAGTGCAGCACATTGGCAAATGGGTTTATTGCAAACGAAAGACTGGAGCAATGCAAAATGGATTGCGTACGAAAACCTGCCCGATAGTATAAAGATCATTCCTGCTGAACATGGTAGCGGAAAAAGGGAGTGGGGCAAACGTCCGGATGTGTTACCACTGTTCCGTAAAACACTCAGTGTAACAAAAAAAATTAAACAGGCAACTGCATTTATTTGCGGGCTTGGACAATTTGAAATGAGCATCAACGGGAAAAAAGTGGGTGATCATTTTTTAGATCCGGGCTGGACGAAGTACAGTAAGCAGGTGCAATATGTAACCTTCGATATAACAGATCATTTAAAGACTGGATCAAATGCTGTTGGCGTTATACTTGGCAATGGTTTTTATTATATACCAAGTGAGCGATACAGGAAAATGACGGGTGCCTATGGTTATCCGAAAATGATTGCAAAAATCGTAGTAGAATATGCAGACGGTACAACATCAATAATTGTAAGTGATGAAAGCTGGAAAACTTCTCCATCGCCCATTACCTATTCCAGTCTTTACGGCGGTGAGAATTATGATGCAACATTAGAACAGCAAGGCTGGAATGAAAGCGGCTTTGATGATAAGGGTTGGAAGAAAGTAGTGATTGCAGAACCACATGTCTTGGTTTCACAAACCACAGCGCCGATAAAAGTGATGCAGCAGTTTAGTCCAATCAGTATCAAAGAAATTAAAACGAATATGTGGGTATATGATTTTGGACAAAACATGTCGGGCATACCTGAAGTAGTGGTGAATGGAAAACGTGGTGATACAATTCGTATAACTCCTGCTGAGCTGTTGAAGGAAGATGGAACCGCCAATCAAAGAGCAACCGGCAGTACAAGTTATTATCAATATATTTTAAAAGGCGATGGCGATGAAACTTGGCATCCACGCTTCACCTATTATGGTTTTCGTTATGTACAGGTTGATGTGTTCCCAACTGAAGCAAATCGTCAAACAAAAATTATTGCTGTAAAAGCATTACATACAAGAAACAGTGCTGCTGATGCAGGTTCGTTTACCTGTTCAAACGAATTGTTCAATCAAACCAATAAACTCATCAAGTGGGCAATCAACAGCAATATGCAAAGTGTGTTTACCGATTGTCCGCATCGGGAGCGTTTGGGATGGCAGGAGCAATTGCACCTGATGGGTAATGCACTGCAATACAACTACGATATTCATACGTTAGCGAAAAAAATCACGGCTGACATCAGGGCAGAACAAAATGCAAATGGGTTGGTTCCATCCACAATTCCCGAATACACCGAAATGCATTTTGCTGATGGATATTTCAGAGATTCGCCGGAGTGGGGCAGTAATGCTATTCTCTTTCCCTGGAATTTATATCAATGGTATGGTGATAAAGGAGAACTTTTAAAGAATTATGCAACGATGCAAAAGTACATGCAGCATCTTCGCAGTAGAGACAGCAGCCATTTGTTGATGTATGGTTTGAGTGACTGGTATGATCTCGGCCCCAACCGCCCGGGTTTTTGTCAGCTTACACCAATGGGTTTGACTGCAACGGCTTATTATTATCATGATATTATCATGAACAAAACAGCAACTTTGCTTGGTAAGAAAAAAGATGCCATGATTTATGTAGCATGGGCCGATAGTGTGAAGCTTGCTTTTAATAAAAAGTATTATCATCCTGAAACAAAGCAATATGGTTCCGGCAGCCAGACTTCCAATGCCATTGCAGTTAGTTTTGGTTTGGTGAATGAAAAAGATAAAGCAGCTGCTATTGAAAACCTTGTGAAAGAAATTGAGCAGGGCAATTATAAATTAACCAGTGGTGATATTGGTTTTCATCACCTGTTGAAAGTGTTGAACGAAGCAGGCCGGAATGATATTATTTATTTGATGAACAACCGTACTGATGTGCCGGGTTATGGTTACCAGATCGTTCATGGAGCAACTGCTTTAACCGAATCATGGCAGGGTCTTCCTATTGTAAGTAACAATCATTTCATGCTTGGCCATTTGATGGAATGGTTCTATACCGGGCTTGCAGGCATCAAACAAACAGAAAATTCTGTAGCCTATAAAGAAATCATGATCAGGCCTGAAGTTGTGGGCGATATGACAAATGCGAAAGCATCTTTTCAATCACCTTACGGATTGATTAAAAGTGAATGGGCAAAAACAGAAAAGATGTTTGAATTAATTGCTGAGATACCTGCCAACAGTACCGCAGTTATCTATGGGCCGGTAAATGAAAAGCAGGTAGTTTTGCAGAATGGCAAAAAGGTGAATGCAACATATAGAAACGGAAGAGCAGTTATAAAAATCGGTTCAGGTAATTACCGTTTTACAGTTGAATATTAA
- a CDS encoding DUF4982 domain-containing protein, with protein sequence MLILFLQRVTNKVLHLKYTFRKDRAVCLNSAFRGHGGLLLCAFVFLWQSVFSQRKDILLNENWLTIATSNDELLPANTYQTAITNNWKKINVPHNWDQYEGYRRLLHGNRHGDSWYRKTFSSTQSKTGKRFFLFFEGVGSYATVYLNNKKVGEHIGGRTTFTLDVTDIINTDGSLNQLAVRAYHPSTIKDQPWVCGGCSDERGFSEGSQPMGIFRPVHLIVTNDVRIEPFGIHAWADVRNKEAFLSINSTFKNYSTKNKKITVVHQLLDAKGKIVKEISFVQLMKPKDSLTVLQKDINVNLLHLWSVENPYLYKIISVIKENNVVLDKTETEFGFRTINWKNPTNQFVLNGKPLFLNGIAEYEHLLGQSHAFSLEQILSRFKWLQSAGFNAFRDGHQPHNLLYGQLCDQKGILWWTQLSAHVWYDSPEFRMNFKQLLKEWVIERRNSPSIILWGLQNESKLPEDFAKECTELIRSLDPTASTQRLVTTCNGGTGTDWDVPQNWTGTYGGNPATYDDDVKKQILIGEYGAWRTIDLHTEGGFVQNGILSEDRMVQLMEQKVRLAESVKDSSAGHFFWLLTSHDNPGRVQGGEGLRELDRIGPVNYKGLLTPWEEPTDAYYMFRSNYASKEKEPMVYIVSHTWPNRWMKPGIKDSIYVYSNCDEVELFNDLNGSSLGRKKKNGIGTHFQWDKANIRYNVLYAVGYVNGKAVARDTIMLHHLSQSPNFKQLYANAKPLTKPTAGYNYIYRINCGGPEYKDENDNTWKADKGFATSWTKDFPEVPTNFASQRRTFSPIKGTIDWKLFQDFRYGKDKLSYELALPDGEYLVELYFIEPWLGIGGGINATGMRLFDVAINNKIVLKDLDIWKEVGTNAAIKKTVKVKISGGKMKISFPESKSGQAIISAIAIASIKKGITTKSSSSFISGLSCENCKEQSWLDIGQQQYGNGAIQVNALPSNLFGADWIQLNNKIQKQTVSFLPTIELDIFLAVKRSAKQPSPGELTKTELITDEDGGTVYNVYRKRYAKDKKVSLTIDQNVVLAFLPVNKMQPAYDLKPVTPYRTNVAIIGEGVVKDSVNGRRCAVIKSNAATTIQWPVQTGVGDIYSITMKYYYPNEQIVKGRLQLFDAGGNRMIDEAVQFTFTRVGKWNQFTVNTGSQINAGNYVVKLVTENGTELAISGIEIQ encoded by the coding sequence CAAATACTTATCAAACAGCAATCACCAATAACTGGAAGAAGATAAATGTTCCGCATAACTGGGATCAGTACGAAGGTTACAGAAGATTATTGCACGGTAACCGACACGGCGATTCATGGTATCGAAAAACCTTTTCTTCAACACAATCAAAAACAGGTAAACGTTTCTTTTTATTTTTTGAAGGTGTGGGATCATATGCAACTGTTTATCTCAACAACAAAAAAGTTGGAGAGCATATTGGCGGACGGACAACCTTTACATTGGATGTAACGGATATAATTAATACCGATGGCAGTTTAAACCAATTAGCAGTAAGAGCCTATCATCCCTCTACTATCAAAGACCAACCCTGGGTATGTGGTGGATGTAGTGATGAACGTGGATTTTCAGAAGGATCACAGCCGATGGGTATTTTTCGCCCGGTTCATTTGATAGTTACAAATGATGTTCGCATTGAACCATTCGGTATTCATGCATGGGCTGATGTAAGGAATAAGGAAGCGTTCCTTTCGATCAACAGCACATTTAAAAATTATTCAACTAAAAACAAGAAGATCACCGTAGTTCATCAGTTATTAGATGCAAAAGGGAAGATTGTGAAGGAAATTTCGTTTGTACAACTGATGAAGCCAAAGGATTCGCTGACGGTTTTACAAAAAGATATTAATGTGAACCTACTTCATCTATGGTCTGTTGAAAATCCATACTTATATAAAATCATTTCAGTTATCAAAGAAAACAATGTTGTTCTTGATAAAACAGAAACGGAGTTTGGCTTTAGAACAATCAATTGGAAAAATCCAACCAATCAATTTGTCTTAAATGGCAAACCTCTATTCCTTAACGGAATTGCAGAGTATGAACATTTGCTGGGGCAAAGTCATGCGTTCAGTCTTGAGCAAATTCTTTCACGATTCAAATGGTTGCAGTCAGCAGGGTTCAATGCATTTCGTGACGGGCATCAACCACATAATTTATTGTACGGACAATTGTGTGATCAAAAAGGAATTCTTTGGTGGACACAATTATCAGCACATGTATGGTATGATTCACCTGAGTTCAGAATGAATTTCAAACAGCTGTTAAAAGAGTGGGTGATCGAACGACGTAACAGTCCTTCGATTATTTTATGGGGTTTGCAGAATGAAAGTAAACTGCCGGAAGATTTTGCAAAAGAATGCACCGAGTTGATCCGTTCACTTGATCCCACTGCATCCACACAACGTTTGGTTACAACATGCAATGGTGGAACAGGAACTGATTGGGATGTGCCGCAAAACTGGACGGGTACTTATGGTGGAAATCCTGCAACTTATGATGATGATGTAAAGAAGCAGATATTGATCGGTGAATATGGTGCATGGAGAACAATCGATTTACATACTGAAGGTGGTTTTGTGCAGAATGGAATTTTAAGTGAAGACCGAATGGTGCAGTTGATGGAACAGAAAGTTCGTTTGGCAGAATCAGTGAAGGATAGCAGTGCGGGGCATTTCTTTTGGTTGTTGACATCGCATGATAATCCCGGTCGTGTACAAGGTGGTGAAGGGTTGCGTGAACTGGATCGTATTGGTCCGGTGAATTATAAAGGATTGCTTACACCTTGGGAAGAACCAACGGATGCATACTATATGTTCCGCAGTAATTATGCATCAAAAGAAAAGGAACCGATGGTCTACATCGTTTCGCATACATGGCCCAACCGCTGGATGAAGCCCGGCATCAAGGACAGTATTTATGTCTATAGTAATTGTGATGAAGTGGAATTGTTCAATGATTTAAATGGTTCATCACTTGGAAGAAAAAAGAAAAACGGCATTGGCACACATTTTCAATGGGATAAAGCGAATATTCGATACAATGTGTTGTATGCTGTTGGTTATGTAAATGGGAAGGCAGTTGCAAGAGATACGATTATGCTGCATCATCTGTCGCAATCGCCCAACTTCAAACAACTGTATGCAAATGCAAAACCGCTGACCAAACCAACAGCAGGTTACAATTATATCTATCGCATCAATTGTGGTGGCCCTGAGTATAAAGATGAAAATGATAATACATGGAAAGCTGATAAAGGATTTGCTACATCTTGGACGAAAGATTTTCCAGAAGTGCCAACCAACTTTGCAAGTCAACGCAGAACTTTCAGCCCGATAAAAGGAACGATTGATTGGAAACTCTTCCAGGATTTCCGTTACGGAAAAGATAAACTCAGCTATGAATTAGCATTGCCCGATGGTGAGTATTTAGTTGAACTATATTTTATTGAACCGTGGCTTGGAATCGGCGGCGGTATCAATGCAACTGGTATGCGGTTGTTTGATGTTGCGATCAATAATAAAATAGTTTTGAAGGATCTTGATATCTGGAAAGAGGTTGGAACAAATGCAGCGATAAAGAAAACAGTGAAAGTAAAGATCAGTGGCGGAAAGATGAAAATTTCATTTCCTGAAAGTAAATCAGGACAAGCCATCATTTCGGCAATTGCCATTGCTTCCATTAAAAAAGGTATCACAACCAAATCAAGTTCTTCATTTATCAGTGGTCTTTCTTGTGAAAATTGTAAAGAGCAGAGCTGGCTCGATATTGGTCAGCAACAATACGGTAACGGAGCCATCCAAGTCAACGCACTTCCTTCTAACTTGTTTGGTGCTGACTGGATTCAACTCAACAATAAAATACAAAAGCAAACAGTAAGCTTTCTGCCAACAATTGAGTTGGATATTTTTCTTGCAGTAAAAAGATCGGCTAAACAACCTTCCCCTGGAGAGTTGACCAAAACAGAATTGATCACAGATGAAGATGGCGGCACTGTTTACAATGTTTACCGCAAGCGTTACGCAAAAGATAAGAAAGTAAGTTTGACAATCGATCAGAATGTTGTACTTGCTTTTCTGCCGGTAAATAAAATGCAACCGGCTTATGATCTGAAGCCCGTCACTCCTTATCGAACCAATGTTGCCATCATCGGTGAAGGCGTGGTAAAAGATTCAGTGAATGGAAGAAGGTGTGCCGTCATCAAATCAAATGCAGCAACAACTATTCAATGGCCGGTGCAAACAGGAGTGGGCGATATTTATTCCATCACCATGAAATATTATTACCCGAATGAACAAATAGTGAAGGGAAGATTACAGTTGTTTGATGCAGGTGGCAACAGGATGATAGATGAAGCGGTTCAGTTTACATTTACACGTGTGGGTAAATGGAACCAATTTACGGTGAACACGGGTTCGCAGATCAATGCAGGAAATTATGTGGTGAAACTGGTAACAGAAAACGGAACTGAACTCGCTATATCAGGAATTGAGATACAATAA